From Xyrauchen texanus isolate HMW12.3.18 chromosome 9, RBS_HiC_50CHRs, whole genome shotgun sequence, the proteins below share one genomic window:
- the LOC127649021 gene encoding uncharacterized protein LOC127649021: MNEKCHQFLLRLIILFLLRGASGVLTDVFCSYGENVTLPCNNAHADCTWIYERNRDSIAVVLFANGIKKNNTERHDRLSLESDCSLNIYKVTKEDRGLYSCKQYKDGIKRLEDGPSFSLHVLHVSSPSTQTEIRPGSSVTLSCHLYSYDEYYCDPLVDIDGVQLVWVNHAGVNLQTYSRFQILHSGHCNSTLTTTFLNEDNNTEWRCLATFKNEVKTSASYTVEYLVAVWPTLDVSSSRVIIFLGEIAALTAPTVILLLIFCEKRPSEFWFII, translated from the exons atgaatgaaaagtgtCATCAGTTTTTGTTGCGACTGATAATTCTGTTCCTTCTGAGag GTGCGAGTGGGGTGCTGACCGATGTGTTCTGCAGTTATGGAGAAAATGTCACTCTGCCCTGTAATAATGCTCATGCTGACTGCACATGGATCTATGAGAGAAACAGAGATTCAATTGCAGTTGTACTGTTTGCTAATGGAATAAAGAAGAATAACACAGAGAGACATGACAGACTGAGCCTGGAATCTGACTGCTCTCTGAACATCTATAAAGTCACAAAAGAAGATCGTGGGCTTTACAGCTGCAAGCAATATAAGGACGGAATCAAACGACTGGAAGATGGTCCCAGTTTTTCTCTGCATGTTCTTCATG tttcttcaCCATCTACACAGACTGAGATCAGACCAGGCAGCTCTGTGACTCTCTCCTGTCATCTGTATTCATATGATGAATATTATTGTGACCCTTTGGTTGATATTGATGGAGTTCAGCTGGTCTGGGTGAATCATGCTGGTGTTAATCTGCAAACATACTCCAGATTTCAGATATTACACTCAGGACATTGTAACAGCACTCTGACTACAACATTTCTGAATGAAGACAACAACACAGAGTGGAGATGTTTGGCTACTTTTAAAAATGAAGTGAAGACCTCAGCCAGCTACACTGTTGAGTATTTAG TGGCAGTCTGGCCAACTTTGGATGTGTCATCAAGCAGAG TGATAATATTTCTTGGTGAGATTGCAGCATTAACAGCTCCTACTGTAATTCTTCTTCTGATCTTCTGTGAAAAAAGACCCAGTGAGTTTTGGTTCATTATCTGA